From the Deinococcus yavapaiensis KR-236 genome, one window contains:
- a CDS encoding 1,4-dihydroxy-6-naphthoate synthase: MTTRASSLDLGYSFCPNDTFIFYALAHGKVPSPLSVRERLEDVETLNAFAREGRLPMTKISYRAYFDVMDEYVALRSGGALGRGVGPLVVTHEPLTSLKGKVVASPGALTTAELLLRSFEPTVKVVRMRYDEVMPSVARGDVDAGLIIHESRFTYSSYGLSKFLDLGAWWEGETGLPLPLGAILVRRDLPRATQLGLQEAVRASLRYAWNHPAEPRDYIRAHALEMSDEVMQAHIDLYVNDFSIDVGEEGERAVRALQRRAIEAGVTKPSDLPLFLE; encoded by the coding sequence ATGACGACGCGCGCCTCCTCGCTCGACCTCGGGTACTCGTTTTGCCCGAACGACACTTTCATCTTCTACGCCCTCGCACACGGCAAAGTTCCGTCTCCCCTTTCGGTGCGCGAGCGCCTCGAAGACGTCGAGACGCTCAACGCCTTCGCGCGCGAAGGTCGCCTTCCCATGACGAAGATCAGCTATCGCGCGTACTTCGACGTCATGGACGAGTACGTCGCGCTGCGAAGCGGCGGCGCCCTCGGTCGAGGCGTCGGCCCGCTCGTCGTGACGCACGAGCCGCTGACGTCGCTGAAGGGCAAGGTCGTCGCGTCGCCCGGCGCCCTGACCACGGCCGAGTTGCTGCTGCGGTCCTTCGAGCCGACCGTGAAGGTCGTGCGCATGCGTTACGACGAAGTCATGCCGAGCGTCGCTCGAGGCGACGTCGACGCGGGCCTCATCATCCACGAGTCGCGCTTCACGTACTCCTCGTACGGTTTGAGCAAGTTCTTGGACCTCGGCGCTTGGTGGGAAGGCGAGACGGGCCTGCCCCTGCCGCTCGGGGCGATCCTCGTGCGGCGCGACTTGCCGCGGGCGACGCAACTCGGCTTGCAGGAAGCCGTGCGGGCGTCCCTTCGCTACGCGTGGAACCATCCGGCCGAGCCGCGCGACTACATCCGCGCGCACGCTTTGGAGATGAGCGACGAGGTCATGCAGGCCCACATCGACCTCTACGTCAACGACTTTTCCATCGACGTCGGCGAGGAAGGCGAGCGCGCCGTGCGTGCCTTGCAACGACGGGCAATCGAAGCGGGCGTCACGAAGCCGAGCGACTTGCCGCTCTTCTTGGAGTGA
- a CDS encoding replication-associated recombination protein A, which yields MTLFDPPAPLAERMRPRTLDEIVGQQHLLGPGKPLRRMLEGGRLSSLIFWGPPGVGKTTLARLVADLVRAHFVALSAVTAGVKDVRAAVEEAQRRAPSGERTILFLDEIHRFNKAQQDALLPHVERGLLTLIGATTENPSFEVNPALRSRARVLVLEPLTREDLRNLLTRALGDARGLPGVEVQPDALDLIARLSDGDARRALGVLEVAAEIARPVTVEAAREAFGRHTPAMDKEGEEFYNLISALHKSVRASHVDGALYWLARMIAGGADPVYVARRVVRMATEDVGLADPAALRLSLAAKEAVEFLGSPEGDLALAQAVVYLALAPKSNAVYTAWGRALKAVHEVTAPVPPHLRNAPTNLMKSQGYGRGYAYYFDDPEGSFAQTYLPEALKTSLYTPSNEGWEARVEGRWTKLRELHSSFRKD from the coding sequence ATGACGTTGTTCGATCCGCCCGCGCCACTCGCCGAACGCATGCGTCCTCGCACCCTCGACGAGATCGTCGGCCAGCAACACCTTCTCGGACCCGGCAAGCCGCTTCGCCGCATGCTGGAAGGAGGGCGCCTGTCCTCGTTGATCTTTTGGGGTCCGCCCGGCGTCGGCAAGACGACGCTCGCGCGGCTCGTCGCCGACCTCGTTCGGGCGCACTTCGTGGCGCTCAGCGCCGTGACGGCGGGCGTGAAGGACGTGCGCGCGGCGGTCGAGGAAGCCCAGCGGCGCGCGCCGAGCGGCGAGCGTACGATTTTGTTCCTCGACGAGATTCATCGCTTCAACAAAGCGCAGCAGGACGCGCTGCTGCCGCACGTGGAGCGAGGCTTGTTGACGTTGATCGGCGCCACGACCGAGAACCCGAGCTTCGAGGTGAATCCGGCGCTTCGCTCGCGCGCGCGCGTCCTCGTGCTCGAACCGCTGACGCGCGAGGACCTTCGGAACTTGTTGACGCGCGCCCTCGGGGACGCGCGCGGCTTGCCAGGCGTCGAGGTGCAACCGGACGCTCTCGACTTGATCGCTCGCCTCTCGGACGGAGACGCGCGGCGAGCGCTCGGCGTGCTGGAGGTGGCGGCGGAAATCGCTCGTCCCGTGACGGTCGAGGCGGCGCGCGAAGCCTTCGGGCGTCATACGCCCGCGATGGACAAGGAAGGCGAGGAGTTCTACAACCTCATTTCCGCCCTGCACAAAAGTGTGAGAGCTTCTCACGTGGACGGCGCGCTCTACTGGTTGGCGCGCATGATTGCGGGCGGGGCAGATCCGGTGTACGTCGCGAGACGGGTCGTGCGCATGGCCACCGAAGACGTCGGGCTCGCCGATCCGGCCGCGCTGCGCCTCAGTCTCGCCGCCAAGGAGGCCGTGGAGTTTCTGGGCAGTCCGGAAGGTGACCTCGCGCTCGCGCAGGCGGTGGTGTACTTGGCGCTCGCGCCGAAGTCGAACGCCGTGTACACGGCTTGGGGGCGAGCGTTGAAGGCCGTGCATGAGGTGACGGCGCCGGTCCCGCCCCACTTGCGCAACGCTCCGACGAACTTGATGAAATCGCAGGGATACGGGCGCGGCTACGCCTACTACTTCGACGATCCCGAGGGAAGCTTCGCCCAGACGTATTTGCCCGAAGCTTTGAAGACCTCTTTGTACACCCCTTCGAATGAAGGGTGGGAGGCGCGAGTCGAGGGACGTTGGACGAAATTAAGAGAATTGCATTCATCCTTTAGGAAGGATTAA